A portion of the Lolium rigidum isolate FL_2022 chromosome 1, APGP_CSIRO_Lrig_0.1, whole genome shotgun sequence genome contains these proteins:
- the LOC124677169 gene encoding cyclin-dependent kinase C-3 — MSGEEAPLGALHLAEYAPAGARTVDCFQRIRKIGEGTYGEVFEAVDIITGERAALKKIKLDDGKEGFPRQILREIKLLKKLDHANIIRLKEIVVSPGSVHGTGGSDDYMYRGDIYMVFEYMDHDMKKVLHHSIPSQVKVYMGQLLKGLHYCHVNNVLHRDIKGANLLISGDKLLKIADFGLARPFTRDGSFTNHVITLWYRPPELLLGATNYAEAVDIWSVGCIFAEFLLRKPLFPGRTEQEQLSKIFELCGYPNEDNWPGASKLPLYKTINPATPTKRRLRDILKNFDCHAVELIDRMLILNPSQRISAQDALSATYFIQYGEET, encoded by the exons ATGAGCGGCGAGGAGGCGCCGCTGGGCGCACTCCACCTGGCCGAGTACGCCCCCGCCGGCGCCCGCACCGTCGACTGCTTCCAGCGCATCCGCAAGATTGGGGAGGGCACCTACGG CGAGGTATTTGAGGCTGTGGATATCATAACTGGGGAAAGAGCAGCACTTAAGAAAATTAAACTGGATGATGGAAAAGAAGGG TTTCCACGTCAAATTTTGCGTGAGATTAAACTATTAAAAAAGCTGGATCATGCGAACATCATCAGGTTGAAAGAGATCGTAGTTTCTCCTG gTTCTGTGCATGGAACAGGAGGATCAG ATGATTACATGTACAGGGGAGATATATACATGGTCTTTGAATACATGGACCATGATATGAAGAAAGTCTTGCACCATAGCATACCATCTCAAGTCAAG GTTTATATGGGGCAGCTTCTGAAAGGATTGCACTACTGCCATGTCAACAATGTACTTCATCGTGATATCAAAG GGGCTAATCTTCTAATAAGTGGTGATAAGCTGTTAAAGATTGCCGATTTTGGCCTTGCGAGGCCATTTACCAGGGATGGAAGTTTCACAAATCATGTGATCACTTTATGGTACCG ACCCCCAGAATTGCTTCTAGGTGCTACAAATTACGCTGAAGCTGTGGATATTTGGTCTGTTGGTTGCATATTTGCAGAATTTTTGCTGAGAAAACCACTCTTTCCAGGCAGAACTGAG CAAGAACAACTGTCAAAAATATTCGAACTCTGTGGATATCCAAATGAAGACAACTGGCCAGGCGCATCCAAGCTACCACTGTACAAAACTATCAATCCTGCAACTCCGACCAAAAGACGCCTGCGAGATATACTTAAGAA CTTTGACTGCCATGCTGTGGAATTGATTGACCGCATGTTGATCCTTAATCCTTCTCAG AGAATTTCTGCGCAGGATGCTCTTAGTGCGACATACTTCATCCAGTATGGCGAAGAAACTTAG